A segment of the Carassius carassius chromosome 21, fCarCar2.1, whole genome shotgun sequence genome:
CCGTCTGAAATGCGCTGTCCGGAGAACACAGAACCGAACCCGCCGCTTCCCAGAAGAGATCCCATCTTGTATTGCTTCTCAAAGTGCTCCTTAACTGAAAGTAAACACAATCGAATGTAATAAAGATATAACAACCAGGCATGCATGTCGGTCATTCTAAATTATGCTTCTGGATTAATGTACAATTTAGCATAAGCGCAATTTATTATTTGACTGTTGGTAAagttcaaaataattaaaaggcGAATTCAAACATAGCCTTATAAACAGAtctttatatatttctttatctTGTTCGGTATTTCAATGCACTTACCATTTTTTGCTCTCACGCCTTCCAGCTGATCGGAACGCAGGTCAACAATCCTTTTATCcagcattttcagtttttatacgAATAAAACCTCTAAGAACAGGTGATATCTTCAGTTAGTACAGTGCTCCGCCTCAGCAGAACATATCCATGATACTCTGTTACGGTTCGTCAAAGTCTGTTTTCAGTTTAGTTCAAATTCCGCCGTTTGCTGTGAGCGGGTCAAACCGACTCCTTCAACACACTCGCACGTCTCGCACACTTCTGAATCATCTCGCAGTTTGTTGATGTTTTAAGTTTACACGAGTAAACACGCCCACTCTAGCGAACCCGCCCAATCGCGGCAAAAACGCTCGGAGTGTTTTGAACtgacagccaatcacagcgctgaaagttttaaaataaatgattattaatgAGCGATGGCTAAAATTCTAAAATCTCCCCAGCTCTTGCGCTCAACGTTTCTCAGAAAGAGCGCGCGCGCGCTTGATGACGGATATACATTTGACCTTTTTTTAACGCTTAAATTTTGAATTCACTCATGCACTAAGGCAAGATATTCCAGCTGTTTCTAATAGCATTTTTAATGAAACCCATGAAATTACCATTCCGAATATACTTTAAGAATAGAATTTAAAAATCATTTAGCAGAGATAAATGCCACTTGTAACAATTTAAACAGATATTCGTGTCTCATTATAATTAGGTACAAATAACTGAAATGGATACtagtaaatacattttactattaCTAAACGACTAGAGAAAAATACTACTAGAAAAAGTGGAACAGATAAATTTAAGTGAATCTAACCCCCAGATCCTCATATAGAATTATATAGCAAAATGTGCCCCCCTTTTTTTAAACACTCAGATTAAATCTGAATTGAGAAATGAAGTAGTACCCAAGTAACAAATTCTAGTAGTTTGAATAGCTAGTcaccagtaaaaaaataaaaaaaaataaagaaaaaaacatactgaTCACTATTGGGTTACTAGtaataaaaaaactgaagtaaaaaaaacaagTCATTTAGCACAAATATTGTGCACATCTGCCATATAAATAGGGATGATCTTAGTTTGAAGCGCATAATGACTCATGCTTTAGCATGCTCTGTGCATGTGGGACAGTCCCACATCAGCTATTTACAAAATCGAATGTGGTTTTGTCTCCATGATGATATACCTAGAAAAACAGAACTTTAATAGCTAAGCGATGGTGTATGATAATGCTTTATAAGCAGATATTAATACCTCTCTCACCAGACTTAAATGACCTAGTAATTATTTGAGACTCTGGACTGGTAGATTGCAGCATTGCATTAAACTTGCATGCATATCTATATACCCAACTATTCAGACACacttcattctttaaaaaaactgttttccacatttgagagtaatagtgaaatattaaaaaaaatatgaatcaagACTATGAAAAGGATGACAACAAATAAGTATATTTCTTCAGAAAGTTCTTTTTTAttccaagaaaaaaaagagcattttcatcccaaacaagaaaataaaacaagattatattaatcaattaattaagaGGATAAAGTATgactttttttcaataatttttcatTTCTCCATGTTTTTTATATCGATATCAGTCATGTTTATTTTCACATGCACCTAAAGGAGTCCAATGATGGTGTGAATGATGTAAGAAAGAAAAGGAGTGGTTAGTTGAGTATCACAACAATGGGCCATTACTGCTGGATGGCTGAGGCCAGTGATGGACTGATAGATGGGTGGATGGGGGAAGGAAAGGGAGGACAATGTGAACTGCATGATGATGGAAAGAATGTGACTGGTTTGATCCCCATGTATctgcctcctgcttcagatgcAGATGTGCCTCAACCCTCCTTTATCAACTGCTGTCTGGAGAAGGTTCTCTATGCATGGCGTTTTTCTTCATGCTGTCGAGGTATTCCTGTTGTGACACGGCCAAGACGGACGCCAATATTTCATCATCTTCCCAGTCTGTTAGGCCTGTTGCAAAACAAGAGCACCAAAACACATTATGGTTTTCTGACACAGATAAAAACACAGCATATTATATAAACCACAAGTCAAAACATTTCACACACATGGCTGAAATTCTTATCTGAAGACTTCTGCTCAAATGCTTGAAATTAGTTTTATAGATAATTGTATTCACATGTAaaatgtttggaataattacaatgtttttaatgtgacacagtaAATGTCATTATCAATAAATTAGTTCATTTTAATACATCCTtagtgaataaaattattaatttctttgatttatgaaggatcatgtgacactgaaagttcagctttgcaatcattggaaaaaaatattttttcaaatatattcaaataaaaaaactgttttttaacctgtaataatatttcacaatgttactgttttttaatgtatttttgaataaataaattcagcattGGTGCGCAGAAGAGACTCTcgaaacttttgaccagtagtgtctaaaaatttatttttctttataaatctAAAAACTATAAATTTTTAAGGCTGATGATATTGAAAAACTAAACCAAGTAAGCTACATACATAGAAACTTACAGAGTATTTTATTCTTTAACGCCTTTACTATTATTAAATGTGCATAACAGCAATAATAAAGAATGAGTAGGTGTGTccatcttttcagactgatgcaTATCCTTTACAAGAGTTAAAACTGTCAAAAACCTTCCCTCCCTAATTGCACCTTCTTAAGTTCTTTATGCTGATGTCAACACTAGCTGGGGTGTGCCGATACTCAGCTGAAATCAAGTGTATTTAACTCCACATAACGACTGTACAGTACATGATGCTTTCTGCATGAGTGCTGGGTACAAGTCACACAGCTCCACACTGAATCACATGGATCACATCACAGATTCAAGTTGTGTGAGATGCATGAGGAAGGCGAGCGAGTGCCGTGATTAACATGGCATTCCTGAGCCCTGGATTCTTTCATACTGAATCAGGCAGGACAGATTGGCAAGCGTGATTTCACTTCCTCACCAAAAGCAGTAGGGGACATCTCTTGCATAATGGCCCGATAGCCCAGTGCTGGATACAGAGACACCAGAGAAGATGAGGTGGGTCTGTCTGGTCCAACACAAGCCTGGTTACTGGGACCTAAACGGCGAGACAGAACACAGAAAATCTTTCTTTTGAAGGACTTAAGTACAAAGACCTATGTTGCTTCTCATGCAGTGCTTTCGGGGTGAATTTCATAAAAAGACCacaaaaaattgcattaaaaaacttTATAACCTCTTTTTTTGCATAGTGACATTAAAATGAAGTATATGTACACACAAATagtcattactgtaatgcatctGGACAGTTTAGTTTTGAGAGTTTTTAATTACTTAATAATCACTCAATGATAATTCTCTTTATTATACCACTACTATGCTAATGCATATCTGttactgtaatacagttttttatattaatattcaatatatgtttatatacattaccgttcaaaagttaggggtcactaagaatttttggaaaaatgtattcaaatatttttttttcagcagcgaCGACTTAaaatgatcagaagtgacagtaaagttttttttaatcttacaaaagatttccatttttaaaaaaatgctgagctttctattcatcaaataattctagAAAAATGATCACgcttcacaaaatattaagcagcacaactgttttcaacattgataaaaataaaaaaatgttcctTGAGTATtgaatcagcatatgagaatgatttctgaatgatgctgaaaattcagctttgtatcatgtatttgtattgaaaatatattcaaatagaaaatgtttattttaaattgtaataatatttcacaatattcctgtttttatagaatttttgatcaaagaaagcAGCCTcgttgagcagaagagatttcttaTGGTAGAGTACTTAACAGAATTTAAACTGCACAAATAGgctttctttgcacaaaaaataatttctcatttaattccttCAGATTTTGAAGTCAGACATGTTTTTGACAGGTTTCCTTATAATCAGTTCAATTAACCATGAACATCATGTGGCATTTACCCTATAAACTGGCTTGCTGGAGGAAATGTATCGCACAGTTAAACTGATAGTTTTAATGGTCACTGTCCTTATTGTGAAGACTGAAAACAGACCTGGTGCACAGGGTGATGGGGGCTTGGATAGAGCGAGGGCCGCTCCAGCCGGGGAGGGGGGCTTAGCGGGTGTGTCCGAGTGCGAAGGATCAGGGATCTCCGGAGAGGGGGCGGAGCTGCGCTGTCGTGGGGATCGGGCATTCCATTCTTCCAAACCACTGGAGGCCGCAGCCGTGGCAGAGCTGCACGTAGCACTGGCCTTGCGAGGCTGAAGGAGTCACAAAAGTAAACACGTTCATTCACAAATGATAAGTGAACAGGCACTTGGTATCTTCAAAGTTTGTCACTCAAAATAGTgaatatttttatacaaaaacatttatgtaAAATCTCTTAAACTGGTTTGCTTAGATAAAATgactcattttctttctttctgatacACTGCTGTCAGTCAGTTCAAGACGTGATTTATAAGAAAGCCTATAGCTTCTGTGAAGAATGGTCTTCTTCACAGATGGCAGAAGTGTGAAAACGAAAACCACATTTGCTACAGGTATTTGCGTAGCCAATAGTCTTAGCTATGCATTTCTTAACTGATGAAGCACTCATCACAGCTAACTTGTGACTTTCTGAAATAATTCCTTTGAGATCAGCATTAAACCAGCGATTATTTTATGACGCCAAAAGTTTTGTTAAGTAATTGTCACATGCTAACTACCTGACTCCTACTGACAATCCTGTTGATTAGAATATAAACACAGCTTCTGATGGAATGACACATGATGTTAGGTAGTTAGTTGGATTAGCAATGAAACGGGCAGGTTCCACACCTGTCGTGCCTGTTTTTCCTGGTCTCGAAGCCACTGCAAGTACGATTCTCTGGCCACTTGCTCTTCTATGGCCTCATTGGTGGCTTCCCAATCCGTGGCCCTCTTCTTGTCCTCCAGCATCTGTTGCTCAATCCAGGATTCCTCTGACGTTTTAATGGCATTCTTCATGAGTGACTGGTCTGCAAACTGCACAGAGACGGAGAGACAGATTCAGAGGAGAGGTTAAAGGCCACATTTTAGCCCTTGGGTGACAGGTGAGAATGTTTTCTGCTCCAGCAGCTTGAAGATGAGTTGATTTGTGGAAAATGGAGAAACATTTTCCCCTATATGCAAATTGAACAATAAATCCTTTTCTAAAAGTCATCTCAGAATTACAGAACGCATCTCATAAAACAGGGCATTCTGAATGGAGGAGCTGCATTTGACAGCAGCTGTAAACACCCTATATTTAGGCTAATGACCATCTccagaatacttgattctgattggtcaatcacaGCTCTGAGTAAGCAAATAGTTTTTTGTCTCTTACATCACACTTTGAAAACAGTGAAAAATTGGATggctggatagatagatagatagatagatagatagatagatagatagatagatagatagatagatagatagatagatagatagatagatagatagatagatagatagatagatagatagatagatgataaatgaaaaagaacagaacaatagatagaaagaataaatgaatgaacaacTAAAAAAGGACGatagacagaatgacagataaaatgaatgaatgaatgacagaacAAACGATGATAGATTTTTTTGTTCACTCTAGAGTAAGTGCAAGACAGAACGCAAAAAACTTAAAATGCTCCATCTTCAGACAGTCTTTATAAAACTATTTCAAAAACATCTTTCTAAAatcttttatgtttgtttgtttgcttagaTAAAAATGACTATTCAATTCAGAAGCAcattgttaaaatgatttctttaaACAAACGATGATAGATCTTTTGTTCACTCTAGAGTAAGTGCAAGACAGTGCAAAAAATTAAACATGCTCCATCTTGAGACAGTCTATAAAAAGAACTATTTCAAAATCATGGTGTCTTTAAAAACCTGACGTCGAGCGCTGAACTCCCGTCAAGCCAGTTGTGACAAAAATAGTATGTATGCATACTATGCTTATTGCCGTCAGTCTGTCATTTTCTTCATAAGAGACAGATACAGAGGAGGGGTAAAGGCCACAGTGTTGCCCCTCAGGTGACAGGTGCGAATGCCTTCTGCTCAAGAGCCCTGAAGATAAGTGCATACTGAGCTTTAagccttttttttatatataaatataaacacttaATAGTAGATGatggacatcatcatcatcaacgtATCTCAGAAAAACAGAATGCATCTCATAAAACAGAGGGTTTCTGATTGGACAAACTGCATTTGAAAGCCACTGTAAACTACCCATATTTAGGCTAATGAACGTAATGACAACGCTgtagaatacttgattctgattagtCAATCACGGAACAGAGTATATCTGTAAACCGATTTTTTAGATGCAtgtcttttttttgtcttgctGTTCTCACTGTGCTACATGTCCTCTGCTCTGGAACAATTCGCCATGTCTGGACAGTGTACTGGATCATTCCCCACCTGGACAGACTGTTATACTAAACTAACTTACCGCGATATGGGGGAACTCTAGAAGGACAAGATCTTAAAGCATGTGAAATGCCTGAAATAACACACTATATATACTaactatataatgcattttataataGCTTTTCTAGACAA
Coding sequences within it:
- the LOC132098042 gene encoding OTU domain-containing protein 5-A isoform X2, which gives rise to MLLVHKNQEHWFEKALREKKGFVIKKMKEDGACLFRAVADQVYGDQDMHEVVRKHCMDYLMKNADYFSNYVTEDFTTYINRKRKNNCHGNHIEMQAMAEMYNRPVEVYQYGTEPINTFHGIHQNNDEPIRVSYHRNIHYNSVVNPNKATIGVGLGLPAFKPGFADQSLMKNAIKTSEESWIEQQMLEDKKRATDWEATNEAIEEQVARESYLQWLRDQEKQARQPRKASATCSSATAAASSGLEEWNARSPRQRSSAPSPEIPDPSHSDTPAKPPSPAGAALALSKPPSPCAPGPSNQACVGPDRPTSSSLVSLYPALGYRAIMQEMSPTAFGLTDWEDDEILASVLAVSQQEYLDSMKKNAMHREPSPDSS